The sequence CCGGATCTGGTGCTGATGCTGCTCGCCACCGCCGCGCTCGTCCTCGGGCCGGTCAACGGCGCGGTCCTCGGCTTCGTCACCGGCCTGTTCGGTGACCTGCTGTCCACCCATGTGCTCGGCCAGACGACGCTGGTGTTCCTGCTGGTGGGCTACCTCGTCGGGCTGGTCGCCGACGCGACCGAGCGGTCCGCCGTCATCGCGCTGGCCGCGGTCTCCGGCGCCGTGGCCGTCGGGATCGTCGCGGATGTCGCGGTGGCGGCGCTGCTGGGCGCCGACGGGTTGTCGAGCCCCGGCCACACGGTCGTGCGGGCGCTGGCGGCCGCGCTGTACGCCGCGCTGCTCACTCCGTTCCTGTTCCCCGTCTTCACCGCCGGGGTACGCAGGACCAAGCGGGTGGGGCGCCGATGAACGACGGGGTCCGCCTGCGCCTGGTGATCCTGCGCGTCCTCGCCGTCTCCCTGCTGGTGACGCTGGGCGCCCGGCTGTGGGTGCTGCAGGTGCTCGACGGGGCGCACTACCGGCGGGTCGCCGAGGACAACCGGGTGCGCGAGGTGGTGACGCCCGCGCCGCGCGGGATGATCCTCGACGACCAGGGCGCGGCCCTGGTCCGCAACCGCACCTCGCTGGTCATCTCGGTGAACCGCTCGACCACCGACCGCCAGCGTGACGGTGGCAAGGCGGTGTTCGAGCAGCTGTCCTCGGTCATCGGCATGTCCGTCGCCGACATCGAGAAGAAGATCCGGTTCTGCGGGCCGAAGGTGCCGCAGCCGTGCTGGACCGGCTCGCCGTACCAGCCGGTCCCGATCGCGAAGGACGCCACTCCGCAACAGGCGCTCGCGATCATCGAGCATCCGGACCGCTTCCCCGGCATCACCGCCGACCTGGAGGCCGTCCGCGAGTACCCGTTCGGCCCGCTCGCCGCGCACGAGCTCGGCTACCTGGCCCCGGTCAGCCAGAGCCAGCTCGACCAGCAGACCGCGCAGCTGAAGAAGGACGGCAAGCCCAGCTCCGACGGGACCTACCACCTCAACAGCCTGGTCGGGGTCGCCGGCCTGGAGTCGGTCTACGACACGGCCCTGCGCGGCGTCGACGGCGTCCAGGACCTGGAGGTCGACCGGTTCGGCCGGGTCTCGGGCACCGCGTCGAACACGGCGCCGATAGCGGGCGACAACGTGGTCCTCAACCTCGACCAGGGAGTCCAGGCGGCTGCGGAGCAGGCTCTGCGGGCCACGCTGGACAAGCTGCCGGGTGACGCGAAGGCCCGGACGGCCTCGGCGGTGGTGCTCAACGTGAAGACCGGCGGCGTGATCGCCCTGGCCAGCCTGCCGTCCTACGACCCGTCGGTGTTCGTCGGGGGCATCTCCCAGCAGGACTACCAGTCGCTGTCCGACCCGGCGAACGGCATCCCGCTGCTGTCCCGGGCCTACCAGGGCACCGGCCCGGCCGGCTCGACGTTCAAGATCGTCTCGACCGCCACCGCGATGGGCCTGCTGGGCGCCAAGCCGGACCAGAAGTTCCCGTGCTCGCCGACGCTGCAGATCGGCAGCCAGACCTTCCACAACTTCGAGGGCGAGTCGGCCGGGCCGATCACGCTGCACCAGGCGCTGGTCATCTCCTGTGACGTGATCTTCGACGGGTTCGCCTACGACGAGTGGCTGCGCGACGGCGGCCTGCGCAACGGCAAGGGCCCCTACCCGCCGGCCGCCGAGAACTTCGTCAAGATGGCCAGGGAGATGGGCTTCGGGTCGAAGTCCGGCATCGACCTGCCCGGGGAGAGCGCCGGCGCCGTCGTCGACCGGGCGCAGGCTCAGCAGATCTGGAGCGAGCTGAAGGACTCCTACTGCCGCCGGGCCAAGAACGGCTACCCGGAGGAGAAGGATCCGGCGACGGCCAAGCGCTACCAGCAGTACGCCGCCGAGGCCTGCGTCGACGGCTACCTGTACAACGCCGGCGCGGCGGCCCAGTTCGCCATCGGGCAGGGCCAGTACCTCTCGGTGAGCCCGTTGCAGCTGGCCGTCGCCTACGCCTCCGTGGCCAACGGCGGGACGGTCTACGAGCCGCAGCTGGCCAAGGCGATCGTCGCGCCGGACGGCACGGTCGTGAAGCGGTTCGCCCCGGTCGTCAAGAGCAAGGTCGACGTGCCGCCGGATGTGCTCGGCTACATCCGCGAGGCCTTGCACGGCGTCACGACCGAACCCGGCGGCACCGGCACCGGCGTGTTCGCCGACTGGCCCAGCAACATCATCCCGATCGGTGGCAAGACTGGCACCGCCGAGGTGGAGGGACACCAGGACACCTCCTGGTTCGCCTCGTTCGCCCCGGTGAACGACCCGCAGTACGCCGTCGTGGTCTCCGTTCCCGACTCCGGCCAGGGCGCGATGTACGCCGCCCCGGTGGTGAAGTCGATCTACCAGGCGATCTTCGGCGTGGGCCGGCCGGCGGCGCTGCCGGGTGGGCTGCCGCCCGCCAGCCTGCCGTCGGTGGTCCATGACGCCGGGGCGATCGCGGCCCCGCAGGCGAACGGTCCGGCCGGTGCCGTCCCGCCGGTGGCGGCGGGCGCCCTGCCGGACGCCGCGGCGCCAGGCGCCGCCGGGGGAGCGGTGCTGCCGGCGGCCCTGCGCGCGGGGCCCGCGGCCACCGGCGGGCAGCCGGCCCAGGTGGGCGTCACGTCGGCCGGCGGCCCGCGCGCGCCGCCGTCCAGCGGCGCCGGGTAGCCGGCGCGGCGCACCGGCCGCGTCGGCCGCCGGGCGCGGCCAGACGCACGCCAGCCAAGGCGATCTGCTCGGGCGGAACGGAGGAACGGCCATGGACGAGCTGGGTTCGACGGCGCTGCGGTCGTCTCCGGTGGCGCTGCGCGGCAAGATCGGCCAGTTGCGGGACCGGGCCTCCGGGCGGCACTCGCCGCTGCGCCGGCTCGACTGGCTGCTGCTGGGCGCCGTGCTGGCGCTCGCCGTCATCGGCGCGCTGCTGGTCTGGTCGGCGACCAGCGAGCGGCTCTCCGTCGCGGGCGGCGACCCGAAGTCGTTCCTCAAGCGTGACCTGCTGAACCTGGCACTCGGCCTGGTGCTCGCCACCGGCGCGATGCTGCTCGACTACCGGCTGCTGCGGGCCTACGCGCCGTTCGTCTACCTGGGTTCGCTGGTCGGGCTGATCGCCGTCCTCGTCGTCGGCAGCACGATCAACGGCGCCCACTCCTGGATCGTGCTGCCCGGCGGGTTCGAGCTCCAGCCGTCCGAGTTCGCCAAGGTCGCGCTGATCGTCGGCATCGCGATGATCCTCGGAGAGAAGCGCGACAGCCGGGACGGGGTGCGCGCCGCCCGCCCGGGTGACGTCGACGTCCTCGTCGTGCTCGGCCTCGCCCTGGTCCCGGTCGGCCTGATCATGCTCCAGCCCGACTTCGGCACCGTGATGGTGCTGGTCTTCGTGATCCTCGGGATGCTGGCCGTCGCCGGCGCGCCCCGCCGGTGGGTGCTGGGCCTGTTCGTGGGCGGGGTGCTGCTCGGCGCGGCGATCATCGGCTTCCACCTGCTCAAGCCGTACCAGGAGGCGCGGCTGACCTCGTTCGTGTCCGCGAACGCCGCGACGGACTCGACCACCGGGTACAACGTCGACCAGGCCAAGACGGCGATCGCCAACGGCGGCTTCTTCGGCCGGGGCCTGTTCCACGGCCAGCAGACCCAGGGCCAGTTCGTCCCCGAGCAGCAGACCGACTTCGTCTTCACCGTCGCGGGCGAGGAGCTCGGCTTCGTCGGGGCCGGCGGGGTGCTGCTGGCGTTGGGCGTCGTGCTGTGGCGGGCGCTGTCGATCGCCCGGGACTCCGATGACACGTTCGGTGCCCTGATCGGCACCGGGGTCGTGTGCTGGTTCTCCTTCCAGACCTTCATCAACGTCGGGATGACGTTGGGGATCATGCCCGTGACCGGTCTGCCGCTGCCGTTCGTCTCCTACGGCGGCTCGTCGATGTTCGCCCAGATGATGGCCATCGGCCTCCTGCAGAACGTCCGGCTTCGGTCCCGTACCGACCCCTATGCCCTGTGAGCGCGGCGATCGTGGGGAACCGGCGGCCCGGCTAAGCTGGGACGCATGTCTGGACAGTCGCTGTTCCCGCGTCTGGAGCCGCTGCTGCCCAGGGTGCGCAAGCCCGTGCAGTACGTCGGTGGCGAAGGCAACTCCACGGTCAAGCCCTGGGAGCCGGCCGCCGTCCGCTGGGCCCTGATGTACCCGGACGCCTACGAGGTCGGTCTGCCCAACCAGGGCATCCAGATCCTGTACGAGATCCTCAACGAGCAGCCGGACGTGCTGGCCGAGCGGACCTACGCCGTGCTGCCCGACCTGGAGGCGCTGCTGCGCGAGCACGCGGTCCCGCAGTTCACCGTGGACGCGCACCGCCCGGTCGGGGACTTCGACATCCTCGGCGTCAGCTTCAGCACCGAGCTCGGCTACACCAACCTGCTCACGGCCCTCGACCTCGCCGGCATCCCGCTGCTGGCCGCCGACCGGACCGACGAGCACCCGCTGGTGATCGCCGGTGGGCACGCGGCCTTCAACCCCGAACCGATCGCGGACTTCCTCGACGCGGCCGTGCTCGGCGACGGTGAGCAGGCGGCCCTCGACATCACCGACGTGGTCCGCGCGTTCAAGGCGGCCGGCTCGCCCGGCGGGCGCCACGAGCTGCTGGCCAGGCTGGCCCGGCGCCGGCTGGTCTACGTCCCGGCGTTCTTCGACGTCAGCTACGGCGCCGACGGCGCGATCGGCGCGGTCACCGCGAACCGGGACGACGTGCCCGCCCGCCCGGCCAAGCACACACTCGGCGACCTGGACTCCTGGCCGTACCCGAAGGCCCCGCTCGTGCCGCTCGCGGAGACCGTCCACGAGCGGATGAGCGTCGAGATCTTCCGGGGCTGCACCCGGGGCTGCCGGTTCTGCCAGGCCGGAATGATCACCAGGCCGGTGCGGGAACGTTCCCTCGACACCATCGGCGCGATGATCGACACCGGGCTGACGGCGTCCGGCTTCTCCGAGGTCGGCCTGCTGTCGCTGTCCAGCGCCGACCACAGCGAGATCGGCGAGCTCGCCAAGCAGCTCGCCGACCGCTACGAGGGCACCCAGACCTCGCTGTCGCTGCCGTCCACCCGGGTCGACGCCTTCAACGTCACCCTGGCCAACGAGTTCTCCCGCAACGGCCGGCGCAGTGGCCTGACCTTCGCGCCGGAGGGCGGGTCGGAGCGTCTTCGCAAGGTCATCAACAAGATGGTCAGCGAGGAGGACCTGATCCGCACCGTCAGCACCGCGTACGCGCAGGGCTGGCGGCAGGTGAAGCTCTACTTCATGTGCGGGCTGCCGACCGAGACCGACGAGGACATCCTCGGCATCGCGGATCTAGCCCGCGAGGTCATCCGGGCCGGCCGCAAGGCGAGTGGCCACCGCGACATTCGCTGCACGGTGTCCATCGGCGGGTTCGTCCCCAAGTCGCACACCCCGTTCCAGTGGGCGGGCCAGGCCTCGTGGGAGGTCACCGACCAGCGGCTCAAGCTGTTGCGGGACACGGTCCGCGCCGACCGGGAGATCGCCCGCGCCGTCGGGTTCCGCTACCACGACGGCCGGCCGGGGATCATCGAAGGCCTGCTGGCCCGCGGTGACCGCCGGGTCGGCCGGGTGATCGAGCGGGTCTGGCGCGAGGGTGGCCGGTTCGACGGCTGGAGCGAGCACTTCTCGTTCGAGCGCTGGGAGGCCGCCGCCGCCGCCGAGCTGGAGCCGCTGGGCGTCTCGCTGGACTGGTTCACCACACGTGAGCGCACGGAGCGGGAGGTGCTCCCGTGGGACCACCTGGACTCCGGGCTGGACCGCGACTGGCTCTGGTCGGACTGGCAGGACGCCCTGCGCGAGTCCGAGCTCGACGACTGCCGCTGGACCCCCTGCTACGACTGCGGGGTCTGCCCGACGATGGGTTCCCAGATCGAGATCGGCCCCACCCAGCGCAAGCTGCTGCCGATCAGCCCGGTTCCCCCGCTGCCGGAGAGGAAGGTCGAGGCCGGTGCCGGCTCGGCGTCCTGAGGGCCCGCCACCGCCCCCGGCGGTGGTCCGGCTGCGCCTGCGGTTCACCAAGCGTGGCCGGGCCCGGTTCCTCTCTCAGCTGGACATCGCCAGGACCTTCGAGCGCGGGCTGCGCCGGGCCCGGGTGCCGATGGCCTACTCGGCCGGCTTCTCCCCACACCCAAAGGTGTCGTGGTGCGGTGGCACCCAGACCGGGATCGCGAGCGAGGCCGAGTACGTCGAGCTCGCGCTGACCGCGGACGTCGACCTGGAGGCCCTGCGGGCCGCCCTCGACGCGGCGCTGCCGCCCGGCCTGGACGTGACGGGCTGCGCCGTCGCCGCAGGTGGGCCGCTCGCCAGCCGGATCGAGGCGTCCCGGTGGCGGATCCGTTTCCCGGGCGTGCCCGTGGCCGACCTCACGGCCGCCGTGACCGCGCTGCTGGCCCGCGAACGGGTCGAGGTCGAGCGCACGACGAAGGACGGCCGGCGGACGATCGACGTGCGTGGGGCGGTGATCTGCGCCGTTTGCCGTGCGGAGAGCCACGACTGTGCGATACTGGAGATGGTTGTGCGGCACACGACGCCCGCTGTACGACCAGACGACGTGTTGACCGCCCTCGGCGTGGTCGCCGTTTCACCGCTGACGTTTCCGGTCCCGCCGGAGCCAACCAGGCTCGAGCAGGGACTGATCCGGGCGGACGGAACGCTGGCCGACCCGCTGCTGGCGGCCCTTGCTGAAAGCTGACCTCCGGTCAGCCTCGGCGGGCCGTGATGTCTGCCTGGGGGGACGAGAACCTCTGGGCCCCCCGAAGGGGGCGCGGACTACAGCGATCAGGGCCGGTTGTCGCGTCGACTCACGGCTTGATGCAGGGCGTCGCAGGATTACGGCGGGCTTACCCGCCGGACGAGACAGCGGCTTCTGTGCGGTCGCGACTGCCCAACTGGCGGCGCGCCCGGGAGCCCGGAGGCTTTATATCCCGTGCCCGACGACACTTTGACTCCCGGCGACGACAACCTGACAGCGGCCGCGGCGGAGGAATCCACCGCTGCGCCCCGGCGCCGCCGCGCGGCTGGCCGGCCCGCCGGCCCACCGGCCGAGCTGTCCCCTGACGTCGCGACCACCGCCGTCCCAGCCGTGACCGACGAGGCGGACGAGGCTCCGGTGACCGCCACGGCGGCCCCGGAGCCGGCGCCCGCCGAGCTCGCGTCCACCGAGACGGCCCCCACCGACACCGCGTCCACCGACACCGCGTCCACCGAGGACGGGTCCACCGAGACGGTGTCCGACGAGGACGCGCCCGACGAGGACGTGACCGGGCAGGGCGAGGTCGACCAGCCGGCCAGCCCGGCCGTGACCGAGGCCGACCAGCCGGCTGCGCCGGTCGCGGGCGGGTCGGTCGAAACCGCCCCGGCCGCCGAGCCGGAGCGCAGGCCCCGCACCCGTCGAGCCGTTCGCGCGGTTCTCACGCCGACCGTCCCGCTGGAGCCGGCCGCCGCGCGGCCTGGCGATGGCGCCGAGCCCGCGGCTGTTCAGCCGAGTGCGACGGCTTCGGCCGACGTGGCCGCCTCGACCGACGGGGCCGGCGAGCCGGCCGAGCCGGCGGCGCCGCCCGCCCGGCGGCGGGCACGCGCCGGCCGCCGCGTCGCGTCCGCCCCTCCGGAGTCACCGGAGACTCCGGCTGCCGGGGAGCCCCAGGAAGCCGCGGTGGCCGCCGCGACCGAGGCCGCCGTTTCCGACACCGCCGTTCCCGACACCGCTGAGGCGCAGCCCGCGGCCGACGCCGAGAGCGCGCCGCCGGCCGAGGCCGAGCCGGCCGCCGCCCCACGTACGCGGCGCCGACGGGCCCGTGCCGCCGAGCCGGCAGCCGTGGCCGAGCCGGCTGAGTCCACTGAGTCCGCCGAGCCCGGCGAGGACGCGGGCTCCGCCGAGCCTGCGGCGCAGGCCGCCGAGCCAGCCGCCGAGCCCGCCGCGGAGACGTCCACCAGGCGGTCGCGGTCGGTGGCTCCGCAGTGGAGCGCGCAGGCGCAGCCGTTCCTGACCGGGTTCGACGCCGAGCCGGCCGCCCCCCGGATGACCCGGCGGCCGATCACCGCCGTGACCTTCCAGGCCCCCGACCTGGCTGCCCGCGAGCCGGCCGCCCCGCGTGGGCGTGACCGCGAGGCGGAGCGGCGTCCCGGCCGGCCCGTCCGGGAGGCCGAGGTCGAGGAGACCGAGGAGCCGACCGCCGTCGTCCCCGCGGAGGAGGAGACCAGCCAGGCCGAGGAGCCCGAGGCGGTCGACGCCGCCGACGCGTCGCTGGACGACGCCGACCTGGCCGGCACCAGGCGCCGGCGCCGTGGCCGCCGTGGCCGCGGCCGGGCGCGCGGCGAGGACGAGCTCGACGCCTCCGAGGCCGAGGACACCCCCGAGGCCGCCGCTGACACCGACGACGCCCGCGCCCAGTCCGACGACGAGGGCGACGAACCGCTCGCGCTGGACACGGACGAAGAGGACGAGGACGAGGACGATCGCGCCGGCTCGCGTCGCCGTCGCCGTCGCCGCAGGCGGGCCACGACGGGCGAGGACGCCTCCGGGGCGCCGGACGACCCGCCGAACACCGTCGTGCACGTCCGCGAGACCCGGCGCGACGACGACCTGGTCCGCGGCGTCAGCGGCTCGACCCGGCTGGAGGCCAAGCGCCAGCGCCGGAGGGAGGGCCGGGACAGCGGCCGGCGCCGCCCGCCGATCGTCACCGAGGCGGAGTTCCTGGCCCGCCGCGAGTCGGTCGAGCGCCGGATGCTGGTCCGCCACGCCGGTGACCGCACCCAGATCGCGGTCCTCGAGGACGGCGTGCTCGTCGAGCACTTCGTCACCCGGGCCAGCTCCGCGTCCTACGCGGGCAACGTCTACCTCGGCCGGGTCCAGAACGTGCTGGCCAGCATGGAGGCGGCGTTCGTCGACGTCGGCAAGGGCCGCAACGCGGTCCTCTACGCCGGCGAGGTCAACTACGACGCCTCCGGCCTGGAGGGCAGGCCGCGCAAGATCGAGCAGGTGCTCAAGCCGGGCCAGTCCGTGCTCGTCCAGGTCTCCAAGGATCCGATCGGCCACAAGGGCGCCCGGCTGACCAGCCAGATCAGCCTGCCGGGCCGCTACCTCGTCTACGTGCCGGACGGCCAGAACGCCGGGATCAGCCGCAAGCTGCCCGATGTCGAGCGCTCCCGGCTCAAGAGCATCCTGAAGAAGATCACCCCCGAGGACGGTGGCGTGATCGTGCGGACCGCCGCCGAGGGCGCGAGCGAACAGGAGCTCGAGCGCGACATCGAACGCCTGGCCGCGCAGTGGGAGGACATCTCCCGCAAGGCGCAGAAGGCCTCCGCGCCGGCCCTGCTCTACGGCGAGCCGGACCTCGTCGTCCGAGTGATCCGGGACATCTTCAACGAGGACTTCACCGAGCTGCTCGTGCAGGGCTCGGGCGAGGCCGAGCAGATCGAGAGCTACGTCGACCTGGTCGCTCCGGACCTTCGCAACCGGGTCCGCCGGCACGTCGGGACGACCGACCTGTTCACCGAGTACCGCGTCGACGAGCAGCTCGCCAAGGCGCTCGACCGCAAGGTCTGGCTGCCCTCGGGTGGCTCGCTGGTGATCGACCGGACCGAGGCCATGACGGTCG is a genomic window of Pseudofrankia inefficax containing:
- the mreD gene encoding rod shape-determining protein MreD, with product MTVQLWEPESDADTIHPPTFAAVTFVLLVAVIAQVSVIARLPLPGGGPDLVLMLLATAALVLGPVNGAVLGFVTGLFGDLLSTHVLGQTTLVFLLVGYLVGLVADATERSAVIALAAVSGAVAVGIVADVAVAALLGADGLSSPGHTVVRALAAALYAALLTPFLFPVFTAGVRRTKRVGRR
- the mrdA gene encoding penicillin-binding protein 2, translating into MNDGVRLRLVILRVLAVSLLVTLGARLWVLQVLDGAHYRRVAEDNRVREVVTPAPRGMILDDQGAALVRNRTSLVISVNRSTTDRQRDGGKAVFEQLSSVIGMSVADIEKKIRFCGPKVPQPCWTGSPYQPVPIAKDATPQQALAIIEHPDRFPGITADLEAVREYPFGPLAAHELGYLAPVSQSQLDQQTAQLKKDGKPSSDGTYHLNSLVGVAGLESVYDTALRGVDGVQDLEVDRFGRVSGTASNTAPIAGDNVVLNLDQGVQAAAEQALRATLDKLPGDAKARTASAVVLNVKTGGVIALASLPSYDPSVFVGGISQQDYQSLSDPANGIPLLSRAYQGTGPAGSTFKIVSTATAMGLLGAKPDQKFPCSPTLQIGSQTFHNFEGESAGPITLHQALVISCDVIFDGFAYDEWLRDGGLRNGKGPYPPAAENFVKMAREMGFGSKSGIDLPGESAGAVVDRAQAQQIWSELKDSYCRRAKNGYPEEKDPATAKRYQQYAAEACVDGYLYNAGAAAQFAIGQGQYLSVSPLQLAVAYASVANGGTVYEPQLAKAIVAPDGTVVKRFAPVVKSKVDVPPDVLGYIREALHGVTTEPGGTGTGVFADWPSNIIPIGGKTGTAEVEGHQDTSWFASFAPVNDPQYAVVVSVPDSGQGAMYAAPVVKSIYQAIFGVGRPAALPGGLPPASLPSVVHDAGAIAAPQANGPAGAVPPVAAGALPDAAAPGAAGGAVLPAALRAGPAATGGQPAQVGVTSAGGPRAPPSSGAG
- the rodA gene encoding rod shape-determining protein RodA, yielding MDELGSTALRSSPVALRGKIGQLRDRASGRHSPLRRLDWLLLGAVLALAVIGALLVWSATSERLSVAGGDPKSFLKRDLLNLALGLVLATGAMLLDYRLLRAYAPFVYLGSLVGLIAVLVVGSTINGAHSWIVLPGGFELQPSEFAKVALIVGIAMILGEKRDSRDGVRAARPGDVDVLVVLGLALVPVGLIMLQPDFGTVMVLVFVILGMLAVAGAPRRWVLGLFVGGVLLGAAIIGFHLLKPYQEARLTSFVSANAATDSTTGYNVDQAKTAIANGGFFGRGLFHGQQTQGQFVPEQQTDFVFTVAGEELGFVGAGGVLLALGVVLWRALSIARDSDDTFGALIGTGVVCWFSFQTFINVGMTLGIMPVTGLPLPFVSYGGSSMFAQMMAIGLLQNVRLRSRTDPYAL
- a CDS encoding TIGR03960 family B12-binding radical SAM protein, producing the protein MSGQSLFPRLEPLLPRVRKPVQYVGGEGNSTVKPWEPAAVRWALMYPDAYEVGLPNQGIQILYEILNEQPDVLAERTYAVLPDLEALLREHAVPQFTVDAHRPVGDFDILGVSFSTELGYTNLLTALDLAGIPLLAADRTDEHPLVIAGGHAAFNPEPIADFLDAAVLGDGEQAALDITDVVRAFKAAGSPGGRHELLARLARRRLVYVPAFFDVSYGADGAIGAVTANRDDVPARPAKHTLGDLDSWPYPKAPLVPLAETVHERMSVEIFRGCTRGCRFCQAGMITRPVRERSLDTIGAMIDTGLTASGFSEVGLLSLSSADHSEIGELAKQLADRYEGTQTSLSLPSTRVDAFNVTLANEFSRNGRRSGLTFAPEGGSERLRKVINKMVSEEDLIRTVSTAYAQGWRQVKLYFMCGLPTETDEDILGIADLAREVIRAGRKASGHRDIRCTVSIGGFVPKSHTPFQWAGQASWEVTDQRLKLLRDTVRADREIARAVGFRYHDGRPGIIEGLLARGDRRVGRVIERVWREGGRFDGWSEHFSFERWEAAAAAELEPLGVSLDWFTTRERTEREVLPWDHLDSGLDRDWLWSDWQDALRESELDDCRWTPCYDCGVCPTMGSQIEIGPTQRKLLPISPVPPLPERKVEAGAGSAS
- a CDS encoding TIGR03936 family radical SAM-associated protein: MPARRPEGPPPPPAVVRLRLRFTKRGRARFLSQLDIARTFERGLRRARVPMAYSAGFSPHPKVSWCGGTQTGIASEAEYVELALTADVDLEALRAALDAALPPGLDVTGCAVAAGGPLASRIEASRWRIRFPGVPVADLTAAVTALLARERVEVERTTKDGRRTIDVRGAVICAVCRAESHDCAILEMVVRHTTPAVRPDDVLTALGVVAVSPLTFPVPPEPTRLEQGLIRADGTLADPLLAALAES
- a CDS encoding ribonuclease E/G, with protein sequence MPDDTLTPGDDNLTAAAAEESTAAPRRRRAAGRPAGPPAELSPDVATTAVPAVTDEADEAPVTATAAPEPAPAELASTETAPTDTASTDTASTEDGSTETVSDEDAPDEDVTGQGEVDQPASPAVTEADQPAAPVAGGSVETAPAAEPERRPRTRRAVRAVLTPTVPLEPAAARPGDGAEPAAVQPSATASADVAASTDGAGEPAEPAAPPARRRARAGRRVASAPPESPETPAAGEPQEAAVAAATEAAVSDTAVPDTAEAQPAADAESAPPAEAEPAAAPRTRRRRARAAEPAAVAEPAESTESAEPGEDAGSAEPAAQAAEPAAEPAAETSTRRSRSVAPQWSAQAQPFLTGFDAEPAAPRMTRRPITAVTFQAPDLAAREPAAPRGRDREAERRPGRPVREAEVEETEEPTAVVPAEEETSQAEEPEAVDAADASLDDADLAGTRRRRRGRRGRGRARGEDELDASEAEDTPEAAADTDDARAQSDDEGDEPLALDTDEEDEDEDDRAGSRRRRRRRRRATTGEDASGAPDDPPNTVVHVRETRRDDDLVRGVSGSTRLEAKRQRRREGRDSGRRRPPIVTEAEFLARRESVERRMLVRHAGDRTQIAVLEDGVLVEHFVTRASSASYAGNVYLGRVQNVLASMEAAFVDVGKGRNAVLYAGEVNYDASGLEGRPRKIEQVLKPGQSVLVQVSKDPIGHKGARLTSQISLPGRYLVYVPDGQNAGISRKLPDVERSRLKSILKKITPEDGGVIVRTAAEGASEQELERDIERLAAQWEDISRKAQKASAPALLYGEPDLVVRVIRDIFNEDFTELLVQGSGEAEQIESYVDLVAPDLRNRVRRHVGTTDLFTEYRVDEQLAKALDRKVWLPSGGSLVIDRTEAMTVVDVNTGKFTGKGGNLEETVTKNNLEAAEEIVRQLRLRDIGGIIVIDFIDMVLESNRELVLRRLTECLGRDRTRHQVAEVTSLGLVQMTRKRVGQGLLEAYSEPCAHCNGRGVLIHLDGHHAQAPVPPIPAPPLRRAGRRGSAGAAPAAELDESILGEPEGVDERTASLASEDEAAGDRDGGRAAVETGEAGTAREGRRTRRARRAATSPVIAVADTVSVEAAGPDGTAAQAGAPVTESHATGWPGGIAGAGQHEAASGEPAGLGWPVANGSVVPVESDHKAGVNGASADDAGPTVFANSADPDSAAVGSESGGGRGRRPRRASRPVAKPAESVEATASAE